A genomic segment from Candidatus Latescibacter sp. encodes:
- a CDS encoding class I SAM-dependent RNA methyltransferase — translation MPSQFPAFTIESLAYGGDGVTHLEGRVMFVPGAFPGDVVRVRTAQDKGSYLRGELLEIVSPSPDRVEAACPYALRCGGCQWQELSYPAQLRWKRAIVEESLRRLGGIEGIEAEPCIPSPLEYGYRTVARYPARHVSSGLVMGYHERRSHRIVDIGACPLAGERVNRIADFIRALPGMETLELREITIQASHNLPSALVRFTLGKATAWIDALAERMLADIDGLSGVTFYLETSPGQTRLFRSLGSPFRYERVKERTFRIEERSFFQINMPQAENLVTLAGEMLQYRAGQVLVDGYGGVGLFSLSLAPPDATVYLFDASPLAVEDSRFNAAEMGFLCFTGLVKNADAAFSVTGPADRLIIDPPRTGLGLIAVDEMCRFKAECIVYISCNPTTLARDIKYFSGRGYRVKRIVPVDMFPHTYHIETAVEMEHT, via the coding sequence ATGCCGAGCCAATTCCCGGCTTTTACCATCGAATCCCTTGCCTATGGCGGCGACGGTGTCACACACCTAGAGGGCAGAGTCATGTTCGTTCCCGGCGCATTCCCGGGGGATGTTGTCCGGGTACGGACGGCGCAGGACAAGGGAAGCTACCTCCGCGGCGAGCTTCTCGAAATTGTCTCTCCCTCGCCCGACCGTGTGGAAGCCGCCTGCCCGTACGCATTACGGTGCGGTGGGTGCCAGTGGCAGGAACTCTCCTATCCGGCCCAGCTTCGCTGGAAGCGGGCGATCGTGGAGGAGTCCCTGCGCCGTCTTGGCGGAATCGAGGGAATCGAAGCAGAGCCGTGCATCCCTTCACCCCTTGAATACGGCTACCGGACTGTTGCCCGGTACCCTGCGCGCCATGTTTCCTCAGGATTAGTCATGGGATACCATGAGCGGAGGTCTCACCGGATTGTTGATATCGGCGCCTGCCCCCTTGCCGGAGAGCGTGTGAACCGGATCGCCGATTTCATACGCGCCCTTCCCGGTATGGAAACCCTGGAACTGCGCGAAATCACCATCCAGGCCTCGCACAACCTCCCCTCCGCACTGGTGCGGTTTACCCTGGGAAAAGCGACAGCCTGGATTGATGCGCTTGCGGAGCGAATGCTCGCCGATATTGATGGCCTTTCGGGAGTTACCTTTTACCTTGAAACCTCCCCCGGGCAAACCCGGCTCTTCCGCAGCTTAGGATCTCCTTTCCGGTACGAGCGGGTGAAAGAGCGGACATTCCGAATTGAGGAGCGCTCCTTTTTCCAGATCAACATGCCCCAGGCGGAGAACCTGGTCACCCTGGCAGGAGAGATGCTTCAGTATCGAGCGGGGCAGGTTCTGGTGGACGGTTACGGCGGAGTCGGCCTCTTTTCTCTGAGCCTGGCGCCTCCTGACGCCACAGTCTACCTGTTCGATGCCTCCCCCTTGGCGGTCGAGGACAGCCGGTTCAACGCCGCTGAAATGGGATTTCTCTGTTTCACCGGACTGGTCAAAAACGCGGATGCCGCTTTTTCTGTAACCGGCCCCGCCGACCGTCTCATCATCGACCCCCCGCGCACCGGCCTCGGACTTATTGCGGTGGATGAGATGTGCAGATTCAAAGCCGAATGTATTGTATACATTTCCTGTAATCCCACCACGCTTGCCCGTGACATCAAATATTTCTCCGGGCGGGGATATCGGGTAAAGAGAATTGTTCCGGTTGACATGTTTCCCCATACGTACCATATTGAGACTGCAGTGGAGATGGAGCATACATGA
- a CDS encoding TIGR02757 family protein, protein MPDFAALKQCLDKLTAEYGAGYLDTDPVGIVHEYTAAEDIETAGFIVSAIGYGNAGQIRRSARAALSHTGRSPADFAKSLTAEKARSLFKGWKHRWTDAEDLSFLFLTAGSMLREHGSIGALVKKLDDPAEETIEGVLSRFSSAVCGTYSEECKRKSARAGISYLVPSPADGSACKRPAMYFRWMVRGPDGVDFGLWKFISPSRLVIPIDRHIARMAALLRLTRRRSPDWKMALDITRTLRRLDPEDPVRYDFALVRPGITGQCTPQTRENCPSCILRDMCGETACD, encoded by the coding sequence TTGCCTGATTTCGCCGCTCTCAAACAATGCCTTGACAAACTTACCGCGGAATACGGCGCCGGATATCTCGACACCGATCCGGTGGGAATCGTCCATGAATATACAGCAGCGGAAGACATCGAGACCGCCGGATTCATCGTTTCCGCCATCGGGTATGGAAATGCGGGCCAGATACGGCGAAGCGCCCGCGCGGCGCTTTCACATACAGGAAGGTCTCCGGCGGATTTTGCCAAGAGCCTTACTGCGGAAAAAGCGCGCTCCCTCTTCAAAGGATGGAAGCACCGCTGGACCGATGCGGAAGACCTTTCGTTTCTTTTCCTCACGGCGGGGAGCATGCTCCGCGAGCACGGCTCCATCGGCGCCCTTGTGAAAAAACTGGACGATCCGGCTGAGGAAACCATAGAGGGCGTCCTGTCGCGGTTCTCCTCTGCGGTTTGCGGAACATACAGTGAAGAATGCAAGCGAAAGAGCGCCCGGGCCGGCATTTCCTACCTCGTTCCTTCCCCGGCCGACGGCAGCGCCTGCAAGAGACCGGCCATGTATTTCCGCTGGATGGTCCGCGGGCCGGACGGTGTTGATTTCGGCCTCTGGAAGTTCATCTCCCCCTCGCGGCTGGTTATCCCGATAGACCGCCACATCGCCCGTATGGCGGCGCTCCTGAGGTTGACCCGACGCAGATCCCCGGACTGGAAAATGGCTTTGGATATAACACGCACCCTGCGCCGTCTCGACCCGGAAGACCCTGTCCGGTATGATTTCGCCCTCGTAAGGCCCGGGATAACCGGCCAATGCACCCCTCAAACCAGAGAGAATTGCCCGTCATGCATTTTGAGAGATATGTGCGGAGAAACTGCGTGCGACTGA